A single Pseudomonas marvdashtae DNA region contains:
- a CDS encoding DUF2846 domain-containing protein, which yields MFKQLTFTALLAVAALTTGCASVKMADDTQDAQAKTFQTVPDKANIYVYRNESMGAGVKMPVTLNGKAVGQTVAKSYLMLSVPAGQQTLVSSAENDSELKLSTEAGKNYFVWQEVKVGFIKARNNLQVVDEKTGRAGVVESKLIQAE from the coding sequence ATGTTCAAGCAGTTGACCTTTACCGCCTTGCTGGCAGTCGCCGCGCTGACCACAGGGTGTGCTTCGGTAAAAATGGCGGATGACACCCAGGATGCGCAAGCGAAAACCTTCCAGACTGTCCCTGACAAAGCGAACATCTACGTTTACCGCAACGAAAGCATGGGCGCTGGGGTGAAAATGCCGGTAACACTCAACGGTAAAGCTGTTGGGCAGACCGTTGCCAAGTCGTATTTGATGCTATCGGTACCGGCCGGCCAGCAGACGTTGGTGTCGTCTGCGGAAAACGATTCAGAGCTCAAGCTCAGCACAGAAGCTGGCAAGAACTATTTTGTCTGGCAGGAAGTGAAAGTGGGTTTCATCAAGGCTCGTAACAACCTACAGGTTGTCGATGAAAAAACCGGCCGCGCCGGGGTGGTCGAAAGCAAGTTGATTCAAGCTGAGTAA
- a CDS encoding LysR family transcriptional regulator, giving the protein MELRHLRYFIAVAEELHFGRAALVLGISQPPLSQQIQALEQEIGARLFERTNRRVELSEAGRLFLEEARRVLVQVDKAADVARRAQLGELGELKIGFTSSAPFNSTIPQAIFSFRQRFPAVHLNLREMSSTQVADALVDDVIEVGIMRPLPLPDTLTEIELSREPLVAVLSAKHPLAQGNEEGLFLSALALEPFVFFPRSYGSGLYAQLLSLARDAGFSPHFAQEAGEAMTIIGLVAAGLGVSVLPASYQRMRIDGVVYRPLLDPVAVSAVWLVQRKDQRSPMAAAFVALLTDGVEL; this is encoded by the coding sequence ATGGAACTGCGTCACCTGCGTTATTTCATCGCCGTTGCCGAAGAATTGCATTTCGGCCGCGCCGCGCTGGTCCTGGGCATCTCCCAGCCGCCGTTGAGCCAGCAGATCCAGGCACTGGAACAGGAGATTGGCGCACGGTTGTTCGAGCGCACCAATCGTCGGGTCGAATTGAGCGAGGCCGGGCGGTTGTTCCTTGAAGAAGCGCGACGGGTGTTGGTCCAGGTGGACAAGGCCGCCGACGTGGCCCGCCGTGCCCAGTTGGGTGAATTAGGCGAGCTGAAAATCGGCTTCACCTCCTCGGCACCGTTTAATTCGACCATTCCCCAGGCGATCTTCTCATTCCGGCAACGCTTCCCGGCGGTGCACCTGAACCTGCGGGAAATGAGCAGCACCCAAGTGGCCGATGCACTCGTGGACGACGTGATCGAGGTGGGCATCATGCGACCGTTACCGCTGCCCGACACCTTGACGGAAATCGAACTCAGCCGCGAACCGCTGGTGGCCGTGCTCAGCGCCAAGCATCCCCTGGCCCAGGGCAACGAAGAGGGCCTGTTTCTCTCGGCCTTGGCCCTGGAGCCGTTCGTGTTCTTCCCCCGCAGCTACGGCAGTGGCCTCTACGCCCAACTTCTGAGCCTGGCCCGCGACGCCGGCTTCAGCCCGCATTTCGCCCAGGAAGCCGGCGAAGCCATGACCATCATTGGCTTGGTCGCGGCGGGGTTGGGCGTCTCGGTATTGCCGGCGTCCTACCAGCGCATGCGTATCGATGGGGTGGTCTATCGACCGCTGCTCGACCCGGTGGCGGTGTCGGCGGTGTGGCTGGTACAGCGCAAGGACCAGCGCTCGCCGATGGCGGCGGCGTTTGTGGCGTTGTTGACCGATGGGGTGGAGTTGTAA
- a CDS encoding MFS transporter — MAHEIPPRAQDVTTELKDIYIEKGTPLFMRTVLALFCGGFATFALLYCVQPMMPLLSREFSINAAQSSLILSVATGLLAIGLLITGPISDRIGRKPVMVTALFAASLCTIASAMMPTWEGVLLLRALVGLSLSGLAAVAMTYLSEEIHPKHIGLAMGLYIAGNAIGGMCGRLITGVLIDFVSWHTAMLVVGGLALIAAAVFWRILPESRNFRPRSLHPRSLLDGFVMHFRDAGLPLLFLEAFVLMGAFVTLFNYIGYRLLAAPYHLDQAFVGLLSVVYLSGIYSSAKVGALADKLGRRKMLWATIALMLAGLVLTMATPLWLVILGMLVFTFGFFGAHSVASSWIGRRALQAKGQASSLYLFSYYAGSSVAGTAGGVAWHLGGWNGVGLFIGGLLVIALWVAVKLAKLPLLPGNVQV, encoded by the coding sequence CTGGCCCATGAAATCCCGCCGCGTGCGCAGGACGTCACCACCGAACTCAAGGACATCTACATCGAGAAAGGCACGCCGTTGTTCATGCGCACGGTGCTGGCGCTGTTCTGCGGTGGCTTTGCGACCTTCGCCCTGTTGTATTGCGTGCAACCGATGATGCCGCTGCTGTCTCGGGAGTTTTCCATCAACGCGGCGCAGAGCAGCCTGATCCTGTCGGTGGCGACCGGCCTGCTCGCCATCGGCCTGTTGATCACCGGCCCGATTTCCGACCGCATCGGGCGCAAGCCGGTGATGGTCACGGCGCTGTTCGCCGCGTCGCTGTGCACGATTGCCAGCGCCATGATGCCGACTTGGGAAGGTGTACTGCTGCTGCGCGCCTTGGTGGGGCTGTCGCTGAGCGGGTTGGCGGCGGTGGCGATGACGTATTTGAGCGAGGAAATCCACCCCAAGCACATCGGCCTGGCGATGGGGCTGTACATCGCCGGCAACGCCATTGGCGGCATGTGCGGACGCCTGATCACCGGGGTCTTGATCGACTTTGTCAGCTGGCACACCGCGATGTTGGTGGTTGGCGGGCTGGCGCTGATCGCGGCGGCGGTGTTCTGGCGGATTCTTCCCGAGTCACGCAACTTCCGCCCCCGTTCGCTGCACCCGCGCAGCCTGCTGGACGGTTTCGTCATGCACTTTCGCGACGCCGGGTTGCCGCTGCTGTTTCTTGAAGCCTTCGTGCTGATGGGCGCGTTCGTGACGCTGTTCAACTACATCGGCTATCGCCTGCTGGCCGCGCCTTATCATCTGGACCAGGCCTTCGTCGGGTTGCTGTCGGTGGTGTACCTGTCGGGCATCTACAGTTCGGCAAAAGTCGGCGCCCTGGCGGACAAACTCGGTCGGCGCAAAATGCTCTGGGCAACCATCGCGCTGATGCTCGCCGGCCTGGTGCTGACCATGGCCACGCCGCTGTGGCTGGTGATCCTGGGCATGTTGGTATTCACCTTTGGTTTCTTCGGCGCCCATTCGGTCGCCAGCAGCTGGATCGGCCGCCGCGCGCTCCAAGCCAAGGGCCAGGCCTCGTCGCTTTATCTGTTCAGTTATTACGCCGGATCAAGCGTCGCGGGTACGGCGGGCGGCGTTGCCTGGCACCTGGGCGGCTGGAACGGGGTCGGCCTGTTCATCGGTGGCTTGCTGGTGATTGCGTTGTGGGTGGCGGTGAAGCTGGCGAAATTGCCGTTGTTGCCGGGGAATGTGCAGGTTTAG
- the gspM gene encoding type II secretion system protein GspM, whose amino-acid sequence MGVNGWRVLQQAWGNLSRREQGLLLGLAGLLSVALAYTAIWQPTRQRLEVAERQHRQQAELNARIQRAEPSRITTAATRPLSVRVNASATAVGLDMAEMEVDGDSLRLAVKGEANALLHWLDQQEREGAVLQSLTLEVRDDVLEARVVLRQ is encoded by the coding sequence ATGGGCGTCAATGGATGGCGGGTCCTGCAACAGGCCTGGGGAAACCTCTCGCGCCGAGAGCAAGGTTTGTTGCTGGGGCTTGCCGGATTGTTATCGGTGGCGTTGGCCTACACCGCGATCTGGCAACCGACCCGGCAACGACTGGAGGTTGCCGAACGACAGCATCGCCAACAGGCCGAACTGAACGCCCGGATCCAGCGCGCCGAACCCTCCCGGATTACGACGGCCGCCACCCGACCCTTGTCGGTGCGCGTCAACGCAAGTGCTACAGCGGTGGGGTTGGACATGGCGGAAATGGAGGTCGACGGCGACTCGTTGCGACTCGCCGTCAAGGGTGAGGCGAATGCGTTGCTGCATTGGTTGGATCAACAAGAGCGGGAGGGCGCGGTGCTTCAGTCGCTGACCTTGGAAGTGCGTGATGATGTGTTAGAGGCGCGAGTGGTTTTGCGTCAATGA
- the gspL gene encoding type II secretion system protein GspL: MKTWLYLTAEGLDAPCANWPCCVWSPTGERRRLPLHKAAGEMRGRPVDVLLPMEMCSWLRSDPWPSRRQPRPQALAFAIEEQLSENLETLHISAGPRDRQQRYPLMVTARTRFQALLALLAEQGIDTRAVHVDADLIADDQAFGVRWFGRWLLGGGLPARVPLSARALAALKPSLPEDIHWLDEERDCPAIDAWLLNAGGRPIDLLQGEFRRRRSSLPWRGASAVMLGLLVLTWAFSEARVRFLESETRLLYAQSEQRFRSLYPGQVRIVDLAAQFQALQGRRGQSQVTQVARLARLTEQVIGASNVEVQRIDFREGEGWKIQLTANSFVELEQLRERGLQNGFSVTLGSASKQHNRVQALLTLENS; encoded by the coding sequence ATGAAAACCTGGCTTTACCTGACAGCCGAAGGCTTGGACGCGCCGTGCGCCAACTGGCCGTGTTGCGTGTGGTCGCCCACCGGCGAGCGTCGTCGCCTGCCATTGCACAAGGCGGCCGGCGAAATGCGCGGACGGCCCGTCGATGTGTTGCTGCCCATGGAAATGTGCAGCTGGTTGCGCAGCGATCCGTGGCCCTCCCGACGCCAGCCCCGGCCCCAGGCCCTGGCGTTCGCCATCGAAGAACAATTGAGTGAAAACCTGGAGACGCTGCACATCAGCGCCGGCCCGCGGGACCGTCAGCAGCGTTATCCACTGATGGTGACGGCGCGTACCCGGTTCCAGGCGCTGCTGGCGCTGCTCGCCGAGCAAGGCATTGATACGCGCGCGGTGCATGTCGATGCTGATCTGATTGCTGATGACCAGGCGTTTGGGGTGCGTTGGTTCGGGCGCTGGCTGTTGGGTGGAGGACTGCCCGCGCGGGTGCCGTTGTCGGCACGGGCCTTGGCGGCGCTCAAGCCCAGCCTGCCGGAAGACATTCATTGGTTGGACGAAGAGCGCGATTGCCCAGCTATCGATGCATGGCTGCTGAACGCGGGTGGACGTCCCATCGACCTGTTGCAAGGTGAGTTTCGTCGACGCCGAAGCTCGTTGCCATGGCGTGGCGCTTCGGCGGTGATGCTGGGCCTGCTGGTGCTCACCTGGGCTTTCAGCGAAGCCCGCGTGCGCTTTCTTGAAAGTGAAACCCGGCTTTTGTATGCCCAAAGCGAGCAGCGATTCAGGTCGCTGTACCCGGGGCAGGTGCGGATCGTCGACCTGGCGGCGCAGTTCCAGGCATTGCAGGGCCGTCGTGGGCAAAGCCAGGTCACCCAAGTCGCGCGTTTGGCCCGTCTGACCGAGCAGGTCATTGGCGCCAGCAACGTCGAGGTGCAGCGCATCGATTTTCGTGAGGGCGAGGGCTGGAAGATCCAACTGACGGCGAACAGTTTCGTCGAACTTGAACAACTGCGTGAGCGCGGGCTGCAAAACGGATTTTCCGTCACCCTGGGCAGCGCGAGTAAACAGCACAACCGCGTGCAGGCCCTCCTCACGCTGGAGAACAGTTGA
- a CDS encoding type II secretion system protein GspK, with amino-acid sequence MKRQRGVALISVLLVLSLALLLVGGLLRSHRLLLHSSAQQLQQVQLRQLGLAGEDWARVVLENSGITPSGPVDLSQDWARLGSVLEVDSAELHIGIEDLSGRLNLNGLLALGQIDQVTLGRWSRLLALLDLPPLALPQMGPVQELSQLRLLPGIDGQTLRRLEPWVVLLPKDARLNVNTAPHLVLMTLDGMETGPAKTLADQRRQAPYASAQAFTNDPLLSGLGLSSHGLGVSSRWFRITVSVIHGDSRLRLASDIERDSESGRWTVRQRRFLPLTPSELP; translated from the coding sequence ATGAAGCGCCAACGGGGCGTGGCGCTGATCAGCGTGCTGCTGGTGTTGAGCCTGGCCTTGCTGCTGGTCGGTGGGCTGTTGCGCAGCCATCGCCTGTTATTGCATAGCAGCGCGCAGCAACTGCAACAGGTCCAGTTGCGGCAATTGGGTTTGGCCGGGGAGGACTGGGCGCGGGTGGTATTGGAAAACAGTGGGATAACACCGTCCGGGCCCGTTGACCTGAGCCAGGATTGGGCCCGGCTCGGGTCCGTCTTGGAAGTGGACAGCGCCGAGCTGCACATCGGTATCGAGGATTTGTCCGGACGCTTGAATCTCAATGGGCTGCTGGCCTTGGGGCAAATCGATCAGGTCACCCTCGGTCGCTGGAGTCGCTTGCTGGCCCTGCTGGATCTGCCGCCGCTGGCGTTGCCCCAGATGGGGCCGGTGCAGGAGTTGAGTCAATTGCGCCTGCTGCCGGGCATCGACGGTCAGACGCTGCGACGCCTGGAGCCCTGGGTGGTGTTGCTGCCCAAGGACGCGCGACTGAACGTCAATACCGCCCCGCACCTTGTGCTGATGACCCTTGATGGGATGGAAACCGGGCCCGCCAAGACGTTGGCCGACCAGCGTCGCCAGGCGCCATACGCCAGTGCGCAGGCGTTTACCAATGACCCGTTGTTGTCCGGCTTGGGCCTCAGCAGCCATGGCCTGGGCGTGAGCAGCCGCTGGTTCCGAATCACCGTGAGCGTGATCCATGGCGACAGCCGTCTGCGCCTGGCCTCGGATATCGAGCGCGATTCTGAGAGCGGGCGCTGGACGGTTCGCCAGCGACGTTTCTTACCCTTGACCCCCAGCGAGCTCCCTTGA
- a CDS encoding type II secretion system protein GspJ translates to MNRQSGFTLLELVIAIAIFALLGLASWRLFDGVVRTQQGAGQHERDIRALQRAVGVIERDVWQAVADSVVLAPGHLQLQRSHWRNPLDQPRSERQAVIYRLEGTTLWRDSVGEGSTVVQRQKLLGDVRSLSWRVFDRQRGWHRETASDTAPLALELIVSAGRFEQIRRVLPLPEALP, encoded by the coding sequence ATGAATAGGCAGTCGGGTTTCACCTTGTTGGAGCTGGTCATCGCCATCGCCATTTTTGCCTTGCTCGGCCTGGCCAGTTGGCGGTTGTTCGATGGCGTCGTGCGGACCCAGCAAGGGGCCGGTCAGCATGAGCGCGACATCAGGGCCTTGCAGCGTGCTGTCGGCGTGATCGAACGGGATGTGTGGCAGGCGGTTGCCGACTCGGTCGTGCTCGCGCCCGGACATTTGCAATTGCAACGCAGCCATTGGCGCAACCCACTGGATCAGCCACGCAGCGAGCGCCAAGCGGTGATCTATCGACTTGAAGGGACGACGTTGTGGCGCGACAGTGTCGGAGAAGGCTCGACCGTTGTTCAGCGGCAGAAATTGCTCGGCGACGTCCGCAGCTTGAGCTGGCGGGTGTTCGACCGGCAACGGGGCTGGCACCGCGAAACCGCGAGTGACACCGCGCCGCTGGCGCTGGAATTGATCGTGTCGGCGGGGCGTTTCGAGCAGATTCGCCGAGTGCTGCCGTTGCCGGAGGCGTTGCCATGA